The genomic segment GTAATGCCAATGAAAAGCACACTCTCTGCACTCATACTTCCTTTGTTCTGTCTTGGAGAATTATTCAAAATTGAAGCTACACTTCTATACGCAAAAACATGGTCAATGTGTCTACGAGAGGCATGAGTAAGCCAATGCCTTCTCCTCAGAAAGCTCTTCTCCTGTCAAGTCCAACTTCTTCCTTGAGATCTCGTCAATTGGAAGTCCTGAGCAAATTATTGgacaaatgaaataattatcaGATGCATTCATTCAAGTTAGAACAAGTGGTTGTTTTGAAAAAGTAGTGTAGTTATTACAAAAACAtcatttaatagaaaaataacaaagCCTTTATTCAACTAAAGATGATTCGGCTCAGTTAATTACTAGAGTTTTATAAATGTTATCTGTCATGAATAAACATTCTCGAAACTCAAACTGGCCCGTACTGTTAGTTGCATTGCAAGCATCATCCATAGAAGTGATTGTTAAAGTAAACGTTGTTTCAGTACAAAATACAATGGTGATGACAAGAGAAAAAATACGTATCCGCGTTTAGATTCAACACACCATCATGTGACAAAAACTAACCTTGGACAATTGTCCATTCCCCATTGGCACAAGTGACAGGGAATGAATAGATCAGTCCAGCTGGAACATTGTACGATCCATCGGAATATACTCCCATTGACACCCAGGTGCCCTAAAATAGCAatgcaaaaataaacaattaactTAGCTGGAGACACATACAAAACCTgaattaaaaatcaaacaaaagcCCAACCAACCTGAGGAGTTCCAAGAACCCAATCTCTAATATGGTCACAAGCAGCACTAGCAGCTGATAGTGCACTTGAAAGCTTTCTAGCCTTGATAATTGCAGCACCACGTTGTTGAACAGTTGTAATGAACTCCCCATTCAACCTTGAGTATGAAAATTTGCAGCAATGTTTCAATAAACACAATCTTAAAAAAGAACTACCATAATTTACATTATTTGTAACATACCAGGCATCATCAGCAACAAGTTCACGGACTGATTTGTCCCCAGCTGGGGTTGTAACAGTTGCATGGTTAACATCGGGATACTGAGTGGATGAGTGATTACCCCAGATTATGACATTCTTCACTTCAGAAACCTGAACACCAAGTCTTTCAGAAATTTGCCCCAGGGCCCTGTTGTGATCCAATCTAGTCAAACAAGAAATGTTTTTCTCTGGAATTGATGGGGCAAATTCCTTCAAGATCAATGCATTGGTGTTTGCTGGGTTAGCAACAACCAGAACCTGCAGGGTAATGcaaaatcttttataaatattccaataaaacatgtttttgaaAAAGATAACATGCAGTATACATTTCATGAATAGACATAGACAGTTAGGTTTTATTAAGATTGAATCGCAAGAAACAAGAACTTCACCATATATATAGTACAATTGCACATATATGAACTAGGTGGAGTTTATTCCATAATGCATAGTTCATGTAAAGTTTCAAATCTCCTAAAAGTGGTCAAAGTTCAACAAGCAAGTACAAAAACTCAACATAATTACGGGGATACATATAAAGCCATTGCAACTCCAAATATGTTAATGGGTACAAAAGCTGCTGCAAATAAGATCAGCATATCTGCTTATATTTCATTGGACTTGTGTGAAACCAACAAAATTAACAGCTTTCAATTAGAAGACAAAATCAACATGCCCCAACAAAATACAAGTTTtgccaacaaaaaaaaacagttgCAATTTAATCAAATGTAGTT from the Vigna angularis cultivar LongXiaoDou No.4 chromosome 3, ASM1680809v1, whole genome shotgun sequence genome contains:
- the LOC108325993 gene encoding malate dehydrogenase, cytoplasmic; the protein is MAKDPVRVLVTGAAGQIGYALVPMIARGVMLGPDQPVILHMLDIPPAAESLNGVKMELVDAAFPLLKGVVATTDVVEACTGVNIAVMVGGFPRKEGMERKDVMSKNVSIYKSQASALEKHAAANCKVLVVANPANTNALILKEFAPSIPEKNISCLTRLDHNRALGQISERLGVQVSEVKNVIIWGNHSSTQYPDVNHATVTTPAGDKSVRELVADDAWLNGEFITTVQQRGAAIIKARKLSSALSAASAACDHIRDWVLGTPQGTWVSMGVYSDGSYNVPAGLIYSFPVTCANGEWTIVQGLPIDEISRKKLDLTGEELSEEKALAYSCLS